The following proteins are encoded in a genomic region of Nicotiana sylvestris chromosome 4, ASM39365v2, whole genome shotgun sequence:
- the LOC138889679 gene encoding uncharacterized protein, whose translation MSSAMDIRSFLGLDDYYRRFVEGFSSIVLPYTKLTQKGAPFRWLDEYEEIFQKLKTALTTSPVQVLPSALGSYTVYCDTSQIGIACVFMWEGRVIAYSLRQLIWIDCFLYTVYDLELAAIVRALKIWRHYLYSVSCKDRLRTVQSRQKSYTNQKVCDVSFIVGEKVLLKVSPIKGVMRFEKKGKLSLRYIGPFEVLQRIGNVAYKHALPPSLSSVHPVFHVSMLQKYVGNLSHVLDFSTVHLEGSLTCDVELVAILGRQVRKLRSKDIALVKVLWRAQLVDEATWETKREIQSRYPHLFETLCMFLDTFEDERLFKRGRM comes from the exons ATGTCCTCAGCTATGGATATTcggagctttcttggtttggacGATTATTATCGTCGCTTTGTGgagggtttctcgtctattgTATTGCCTTACACCAAAttaacccaaaagggtgctcctttcaggtggttgGATGAGTATGAGGaaatctttcagaagctcaagactgccttgaccacatctCCAGTTCAAGTTTTGCCTTCAGCTTTAGgctcatatacagtgtattgtgatacttCTCAAATTGGTATTGCATGTGTCTTTATGtgggagggtagagtgattgcttattcTTTACGACAATTGATTTGGATTGATTGCTTCTTATATActgtttatgatttggagttggctgccatcgttcgtgcattgaagatttggaggcattatctctatagTGTGTCTTGTAAG gatcggCTTCGCACAgtgcagtctagacagaagagttacaccaatcagaaggtttgtgatgtttctttcatAGTTGGGGAGAAGGTACTacttaaggtttcacccataaaaggtgttatgagattcgagaagaagggaaagttgagccttCGGTATATTGGGCCATTTGAGGTACTTCAAAGGATTGGAAATGTGGCTTACAAGCatgccttgccacctagtttgtcgagtgtgcatccagtatttcatgtttctatgctccagaagtatgtcggtaatctgtctcatgttttggatttcagcacggttcatttGGAGGGCAGTTTGACTTGCGATGTAGAGCTGGTGGCCATTTTGGGTcggcaggttagaaagttgagatcaaaggatatagctttagtgaaggtGTTGTGGAGAGCTCAGCTAGTGgatgaggctacttgggagaccaagcgAGAGATCCAAAGCAGAtacccacacctatttgagactctaTGTATGTTTCTAgacacattcgaggacgaacgtttgtttaagagggggaggatgtaa